Proteins co-encoded in one bacterium BMS3Abin02 genomic window:
- the aidB_1 gene encoding putative acyl-CoA dehydrogenase AidB — MTVYAPPLDEFSFVLNHLLGLERLTALPRYSELDADLIDAILSEAGKFLTEQWFPLNKPGDEVGSTFADGAVTAPEGFKEAYEMAARNGWLSTPFDEAHGGGQLPQVIVAAITEMLDSTNASLSIMLGLTQGAAHALIEHASDDLVATFVPKLVSGEWSGTMNLTEPQAGSDVGALITKAIPQPDGTYRLTGTKSFISWGDQDITENIIHLVLARTPDSPPGTKGISMFVVPKYLVNPDGSLGERNDVKTVSIEHKLGIRASATCVIAYGDDGDGAVGYIVGEEHKGMHYMFTMMNAARVEVGISGTGIGEVAYQNAVQYAQERIQGRPIGAPKTVSVAIIEHPDVRRMLMTMKAKLDAMRAIELTNALAFDLATSHPDESERQKNQLFAELLTPITKAWLTDMGIEITGLASQVYGGMGFIEDSGIPQYYRDARIGPIYEGTNGIQAMDLVGRRLPMASGATIMGLIAEMKAIDGELEAAGERFSLIRTNLSSAVEAVEKATGWLATNGMQDPNQALAGATPYLRMLGSTLGAYYLAREALIASALLDEGAENKEFLEAKIVTARFYAEQLLPQDAALFGAVTAGNDLLAALEPEQF, encoded by the coding sequence ATGACTGTCTACGCACCACCCCTCGACGAATTCAGCTTCGTCCTCAATCACCTCCTCGGCCTCGAACGCCTCACCGCACTCCCTCGCTATTCGGAGCTGGACGCCGATCTCATCGACGCGATTCTCAGCGAAGCCGGCAAGTTCCTGACAGAACAATGGTTCCCCCTCAACAAACCGGGCGACGAAGTCGGTTCCACCTTCGCGGATGGTGCGGTCACCGCACCCGAAGGCTTCAAAGAAGCGTATGAGATGGCCGCCCGGAACGGATGGCTCAGCACCCCCTTCGACGAAGCACACGGTGGCGGTCAACTCCCCCAGGTCATCGTCGCTGCGATCACGGAGATGCTCGATTCCACGAACGCCAGTCTCTCGATCATGCTCGGGCTCACCCAAGGGGCCGCGCACGCGCTCATCGAACACGCTTCCGACGATCTGGTCGCGACGTTCGTCCCGAAACTCGTATCCGGCGAATGGTCAGGGACCATGAACCTCACCGAGCCCCAAGCCGGATCGGACGTCGGCGCGCTCATCACGAAGGCGATCCCTCAGCCGGATGGTACCTACCGCTTGACCGGTACGAAATCGTTCATCTCGTGGGGCGACCAAGACATCACAGAGAACATCATCCATCTGGTGTTGGCCAGGACGCCGGACTCCCCCCCGGGCACCAAGGGAATCAGCATGTTCGTCGTACCGAAGTATCTCGTGAATCCAGATGGATCGCTTGGCGAACGTAACGACGTGAAGACCGTGTCGATCGAGCACAAGTTGGGGATCAGGGCATCGGCGACCTGCGTGATCGCGTACGGAGACGACGGCGACGGTGCCGTCGGCTACATCGTTGGCGAAGAGCACAAGGGCATGCACTACATGTTCACGATGATGAACGCGGCCAGGGTCGAAGTGGGTATCAGCGGCACCGGCATCGGTGAGGTCGCCTACCAGAACGCCGTGCAATACGCACAGGAAAGGATTCAGGGGCGACCGATCGGTGCACCCAAGACCGTTTCCGTCGCGATCATCGAGCACCCGGATGTGCGACGAATGCTCATGACGATGAAAGCGAAGCTCGACGCGATGCGAGCCATCGAGCTCACCAACGCGCTTGCCTTCGATCTGGCCACAAGCCACCCGGATGAATCGGAACGGCAGAAGAACCAACTGTTCGCCGAGTTGCTCACACCGATCACCAAGGCGTGGCTGACCGACATGGGTATCGAGATCACCGGCCTGGCCTCGCAGGTCTACGGGGGCATGGGGTTCATCGAGGACAGCGGCATCCCTCAGTACTACCGGGACGCGCGTATCGGCCCGATCTACGAGGGAACCAACGGCATTCAGGCCATGGACCTGGTCGGACGAAGACTCCCGATGGCGAGCGGGGCAACGATCATGGGCCTCATCGCCGAGATGAAGGCGATCGACGGTGAACTCGAAGCCGCCGGGGAACGATTCTCTCTCATTCGCACCAATCTGTCTTCGGCAGTCGAAGCGGTCGAAAAGGCAACGGGTTGGCTTGCGACGAACGGGATGCAGGATCCCAACCAGGCGCTCGCGGGGGCAACTCCCTACCTGCGCATGCTCGGGTCGACCCTCGGCGCCTACTACTTGGCACGAGAGGCACTCATTGCGTCGGCGCTGCTGGACGAGGGCGCCGAGAACAAGGAGTTCCTCGAAGCGAAGATCGTCACGGCACGCTTCTATGCCGAGCAGCTCCTCCCCCAGGATGCCGCGCTCTTCGGAGCGGTCACCGCGGGCAATGATCTACTGGCCGCTCTCGAACCCGAGCAGTTCTGA
- the tag gene encoding DNA-3-methyladenine glycosylase 1 — protein MNDRLRIGPDGVVRCWWPGDDPLYVAYHDDEWGYPVTDDRALFQKISLDAFQAGLAWITILRKREAFREAFDGFDIETVASYDSGDVEALLANPGIIRHRGKIEATITNARLALGMIDEFGSLATYLWRFAPTPGQAPTYDIPAVTEESKTLSADLRSRGWKFVGPTVIYAFMQAIGMTNDHLDGCSIRSAVEAAKLR, from the coding sequence ATGAACGATCGACTGCGAATCGGACCCGACGGGGTCGTCCGCTGCTGGTGGCCGGGGGACGATCCCCTGTACGTGGCCTACCACGACGACGAGTGGGGTTACCCGGTAACCGACGACCGGGCCCTATTCCAGAAGATCAGCCTCGACGCCTTCCAGGCAGGGCTCGCCTGGATCACGATTCTGCGCAAGCGGGAGGCCTTTCGGGAAGCTTTCGATGGTTTCGACATCGAGACGGTGGCGTCCTATGACAGCGGAGACGTCGAGGCTCTGCTGGCGAATCCGGGCATCATCCGGCACAGAGGCAAGATCGAAGCGACGATCACCAATGCCCGACTCGCTCTGGGAATGATCGACGAGTTCGGATCCCTGGCGACATACCTGTGGCGTTTCGCACCGACTCCTGGGCAGGCCCCCACCTACGACATCCCCGCCGTCACCGAAGAGTCCAAGACGCTGAGCGCGGATCTCCGCAGCCGGGGTTGGAAGTTCGTCGGGCCGACCGTCATCTACGCCTTCATGCAGGCCATCGGCATGACGAACGATCATCTCGATGGCTGTTCGATCAGGTCGGCCGTCGAGGCGGCGAAACTGCGATGA